TCGGCCAGGTCTTTGGACTTGACCTTGCGCCGCGCGAGCATGACGTCGAGTTGAACGACGATGGCCATCAGACGAAGCGCTCGTTTTCTTCCGCCAGCGCCTGCCCCTGGCCGATGACCGCCGCCATGAGCCACACCAGGCCGGCGAAGAAGAAGGTGAACAGGTGATTGGAGCCGATGCCCAGCGCCAGGTGGCGCATGCCCGGCGGGTTGTGCAAAGTGAGCAGCACCGAGGTGGCGGCGGACGCGACGATGGCGGCCAGCGCGGCCGCGGCCACCCAGCCCGCGAAGCGGCGCAGCAGATCGGTGGCCTGCTCGGTGAACACCCGGCCCTGCGCAAACTGCTCAAAGCAGCGCTTGGCCTGCCACAGGCCCACCAGCAGCAGGGCCAGCGGCAGCCCCATGACCAGCGCACCCGCCAGCCGCTGCCAAGGCAACAGCGGCGCACCGATGGCGGAAGCCGGCAGGTTGGCGTGGCCGGCCAGTTGCTCGCCGCCCGCCACGGCCCAGTACGCCACCAGCGCCGCCGGCAGCAACACGATCAGACCCCAGCAGGCCCAGACCATGAGGCGGCTGGTGCGGCGGACGTGCCGCAACGGATCGGTCGGGCGATGGTTGGTGATGGGTCTGGTCATGGTGGGTCCTCGCGGCTGTGCAGGTGGATCAATGGGCGCTCAGAACACGGTCGATTGTGCAGATGGCTGACCGTGCCATGGAGCGTGTGTTTGACATTTAATTATTGTTTTAAGATAATTTATTCTCGTTTAACAAACTCCGTCAAGCCCCATGAAGCGATTTTTCACCTGCCTGGTCTTGTCTGCGGCGCTGGTCGGCTGCGGCGGCATTCCCCTGCGCTCCCTGCCCCGCCTGGTGCAGCTGTCGGGGCAACTGCTGGAGGCCGATCCCGCACAGTTCACGGTCGCGCTGCAGGTGGACGCGCGCGTGGTGCCACCGCCGGGCGCGGTGCCGCTGTTGCACATCCAGCTCAAGCCCAAGGTGGAAGGGGCCTTCGCGCCGGTCGACCGCAAACTGCCACTGGCGATGACCACCGCCACCAGCGCCACGCTGGGGCTGGACGCCCCCGGGCCGGGCCGCCGCTGGCTGGTCTACAGCCTGCCACCGGCCACGCAGGCCGAACTGCGGAAGGTGCAGGCGATGGTGAAACAGGCCCAGGCGCAACCGGGCTACCAGCGCGGCGGCACGCTGGCACTGGGCGTGGAACAGAAAGACCTGGCCGTCACCGACCCCGCGCTGTCCCGCACGCGCTGGGACACCTGGCTGCAGGTGCGCCAGAGCGAGGGCTTTTTCGAGGTCTGGTCCGGCACGCCGGAGCAACTGCGTCAGGCGGCGCAACAGCGCTGAGCCCCAGCGAGCATCCCGCAACACGCACCGCGACGGCCTGAACCGGGCCACGCGCAACGCCGCCAGGGTCTTGCCGCCAGCGTCCGACACGCCGCAGGGCGCCACGGATAATCGGCGCCCATGGATGCCACACTTTCCCTCTTCCCGCTGGGCTGGCAGCACTACCTGCTGGGCGGCCTTTTCATTGGCGCCGGCGTGGCGCTGCTGTACCTGTTCACCGGCCTGGTGGGTGGCATGAGCACGGTGTTCTCCAGCACCTGGTCGTTCGTGGTGCAGCGGCCGTTTTTCCAGCAGGCGCGCTTCACCGATTCGCGCGGCTGGCGCCTGGTCTACGCAGCCGGGCTGGTGCTGGGAGCACTGGTCTGGTGGCTCGCCTTCTCGGACGGCGCACCGCTGACCACCGGCGTGCCGGTGTGGATGCTGCTGCTGGGCGGCTTCTTCGTGGGCTACGGCGCGCGGCTGGGCAACGGCTGCACCTCGGGCCACGGCATCTGCGGCCTGGGTTCGCTGCAGTGGCCCTCGCTGCTGGCGGTGCTGACCTTCATGGCCACGGCCTTCATCACCGCCAACCTCGTTGCCTGGGGGCTGACATGAGCCCCATGAAATTCCTCGCCGTGCTCGCGGGCGGTGCGCTGTTCGGCTTTGGCCTGGCGCTGTCCACCATGGTGCGGCCCGAGGTGGTGCTGAGTTTTCTGCGCTTCCAGGACTTTGGGCTGATGCTGGTGATGGGTGGCGCGGTGGCGGTGACGCTGCTGGCCTACCTGCTGCTGCCCCGCCTGCTGGGCCAGCCCTTGCTGGGGGGTTATTTCCACCAGCACGTGGCCCACTGGAACCGCGACACCCTGCAGGGCTCAGCGCTG
This Hydrogenophaga taeniospiralis DNA region includes the following protein-coding sequences:
- a CDS encoding DUF2975 domain-containing protein, whose product is MTRPITNHRPTDPLRHVRRTSRLMVWACWGLIVLLPAALVAYWAVAGGEQLAGHANLPASAIGAPLLPWQRLAGALVMGLPLALLLVGLWQAKRCFEQFAQGRVFTEQATDLLRRFAGWVAAAALAAIVASAATSVLLTLHNPPGMRHLALGIGSNHLFTFFFAGLVWLMAAVIGQGQALAEENERFV
- a CDS encoding YeeE/YedE family protein; amino-acid sequence: MDATLSLFPLGWQHYLLGGLFIGAGVALLYLFTGLVGGMSTVFSSTWSFVVQRPFFQQARFTDSRGWRLVYAAGLVLGALVWWLAFSDGAPLTTGVPVWMLLLGGFFVGYGARLGNGCTSGHGICGLGSLQWPSLLAVLTFMATAFITANLVAWGLT
- a CDS encoding DUF6691 family protein, with the translated sequence MKFLAVLAGGALFGFGLALSTMVRPEVVLSFLRFQDFGLMLVMGGAVAVTLLAYLLLPRLLGQPLLGGYFHQHVAHWNRDTLQGSALFGVGWGLCGVCPGPAIAGLGTGNWALLWALAGIALGALVQGWRAKA